The genomic stretch TTGCCGAACAATATCTGCCGGATAATTCAAATGACGTATTGGTGCTTTCCCGCGCCATTGCACAGCATTACCTGGCCGATATGTATTTGTGGAAAGGCGAAAATGATAAGGCGGAAGAAGAAGCCTTAAAAGTGGTTAATAATTCTCATTACAAATTGGTTACAGAACGCTATGGTGTGAAGAAGGATCAGCCCGGTTGTGCCTTTATGGACCAGTTTTACAGCGGCAATATTCTTCCTTCTCAGGGAAATACGGAAGGGCTTTGGGTATTTCCCAATTCTGATGTGATTGACTATAAAGGAGCAAGCGGCAATGCCATGCGCTATACATGGCTTGTGGATTACAGCAGCTATGCCCCATACTCTCCTGAATACGGCGGCAGAGGAATTAACAGGCTTTCTGTTACGCCTTGGGCATTATCCATTTATGAACCGCAGGACGACAGAGGAAGCCAATATGCGCTCAGAAAATATTATGTAAATACCAATGGCGATACAACTTATACTCAGTCAGATGTGGCACACATGGTTGCCAACAATAAAAAATGGGAAAGCACCTGTAAATGGGATTGGACGTATGCTGATCCTTCGCTTTGGAACGCTTCTTATTCGTACTCCGACCAAACATACCTGCGGCTGTCAGACACTTATTTGTTATTGGCGGAAGCAGAAATGAAATTGGGGAAATTGGATGAAGCGGCAGATTGGATAAACAAAGTAAGGGAAAGGTCGCACGCATCGCCTGTTACGGCATCGCAGGTAACGCTTGATTTTATTCTGGATGAAAGGTCGCGTGAATTGGTTACGGAAGAAGAAAGGCGCGAAACGCTTGTAAGAACGGGAACACTTGTGCAGAGAGTAAAAGCGCATAATCCTACTGCAGCTGCGGGCATACAGGATTATAATGTGCTGCTCCCTATTCC from Arachidicoccus sp. BS20 encodes the following:
- a CDS encoding RagB/SusD family nutrient uptake outer membrane protein; protein product: MKNLSILILFVLVLCASFAGCSKDFLTEHPKDAIYADNLYVNYDGFRLAVNALLDFPRQEREVVNASTVSLEAGAIWKDGTDIGWANSELSFSRGLNRYNVDLNPQAALITGVFNWLYKVITASNMIISRAQNSGVDWQGGSPAGDDSLKNLILAHAHLIRAWAYRHLVYTYGAVPIDTTEINGLTYRNDWNRDPVSDVQNLIISDLTFAEQYLPDNSNDVLVLSRAIAQHYLADMYLWKGENDKAEEEALKVVNNSHYKLVTERYGVKKDQPGCAFMDQFYSGNILPSQGNTEGLWVFPNSDVIDYKGASGNAMRYTWLVDYSSYAPYSPEYGGRGINRLSVTPWALSIYEPQDDRGSQYALRKYYVNTNGDTTYTQSDVAHMVANNKKWESTCKWDWTYADPSLWNASYSYSDQTYLRLSDTYLLLAEAEMKLGKLDEAADWINKVRERSHASPVTASQVTLDFILDERSRELVTEEERRETLVRTGTLVQRVKAHNPTAAAGIQDYNVLLPIPQNVIDANTGKVMDQNPGY